The sequence CATATCTTGCATTAACTGCAACACGAGGTGTTTGGTCTGAATTTTGACCGCTTTCGTTTCTTGCAACAGTTGGAGACGAAGGTAGTTTATCGATAATAGAACTTAGTGGTGAATCGAGTTCTTCTAGTTCTTCATCACTTGTATAACCTTTTCTCTGAACAACTGACGCGTTTCTGTTCAGTAGCGATTTTCGACCTGCCTCTGAGACCTTTTGAGAAACATCGGTGGATGAAGGTGGTTTGTATATGACTGGTGCAGCTGCGTATGGGAAACTGCTTGAATCGTCTCCGGATAATCTACGCTCAATGATGGACTACACGAAGCGAGAAAAATAGTGATTAGTCTAATCATTATAACTAGACGTGACAAAAATGGGCGGGTTTTTTATACCTCGGCGTTTACTACTTCCAGTACTGCACCAGGAACCGAATCAGGACAGAATTCATCTGGAGTGAAATTGCAGAGAATTCGTTTAAGCAATGAAAGACTGATCGACGGGCATACCTAGTAAACAAAATAGACGTGTGAGATGATACGTGAAGATGATTGAaatttatttcattattattatgagtatataCCTCTGTTCTAACTGATCTGTCCATAAGCATGTCTTTCGGCAACATAAGAAGATCACTTAATGCATTTAAAAGATGAAAACATTTATCACTTTTTTCTTTTTGTATATCTTCGTCTTCATCTTTGGTATGCTCATCCTCGGTGTCCATCCCAAACCAATCAGATAGCCATCTAGACCAATTGCCAACCTAAGAACACGGGAGTATGTGTCAAATGTAAATGCGTTTCAATTGTAGTTAAGTCAGGCGGGTTTGATGTAGGATCAAAACAGTCACGAGTCAAATTCGGTTGAGTTGGCCTaaaagacttcaagtaatatctcaagAGGGTTTTATACATTAAAAAGGCGTGTTGGAATACTTATGGCATGTTACTTGTAAGCTAATTTTTAGgtttacccatttgacccgttacaAATAAAAGATAACCCAAATAAATCAAGTCAGAAGTAAAATGGGTCAGATTTGCCACCTTTCTCCAACTGACTGGCAACGGGTTTTTGTTTTTATTAATATTTGTTTGCTTCTAGACAGAGGGAGTCCAGGTACATACCGCGTTTTTGAGCTGGGCACCAGACCCAAAACTTAGATCCCCAGCTGGTATAGGCAAAACTCTGGATTCGACAATCGGATCCGATACAGGATCCGTAGGCATTTCATGGGCCGATTCACGAAGAATCGCATTAAACATGGCTACATCTAGTCTCGCAACACATTGTTCCATTAcctaacaacaacaaaaaaaagtcGAAAAATCTCATCAATACTGCTAAACCGCCAACTTCAATaaaatattacttatttaatttaagtGTATCAAGAAATGTTCTGAATTTTGAGAAGAGCTTGAAACTACTCATGTTACGTACCATCCTTGCCAAAACGGGAAGGCAACCACATTCATGACCACTCGCACGAACAGGACAAAGTCTCTTGAAAGCGTCGTGAAAAGCAATTTTCCATTGATTTATCGAAAAGTTAACCTGTTGCTGGTTACCTGAAGTGGGTCCTACTAACTTACCGATACCTTTATTACTATTTGTATCATCCCCTAAAGATTGCATTTTAGGAGTCAATGTCTGCACCAGAAAAGTCAAAACTCGGGTCAAAAGAAAGGATATATACGTTATACATTAACTTGGTACACCAAAAGAAATCAAATTTCATACCTGCCACCATATAGACTCCACGATTCGTGAAAAGATCCACGACTCAACCTTTTCAAGTGCGGACGTGAAACTTCGTGTTTCTTGCCAATCATCCATGAACTCGATAAAATCAGGTTTACTTTTACTATCCTTTTTACTACTTGACCCGTTTGAAGCGAGTGCTCTTGTTAATGAACTTGATTGGCATGAACTCCCAAATGCTTGGGTTATTATCTCCCTCAAAACAATCgtgttcgaccaccaaaaagtcaACCTTTAAATACCAAGCGGGTCAACGTCATATATTTGGCAAAAACAAGGTTAAGTGTGTATATGTTAAAAATAAGGATTTTTCTAACGACATTGTGTTCATTAACACGCTAGAAAGTATTGTATTTAGCGGTTAACAATTATTTTCAGAATGACAGCTATTTTTAGATGTACAACACTTTATAGCATGTTAATGACAACCCTAACTGTCGTCAcaaaaattctaaaaataattaaaaacttGTCTTAGGAGTATATATGTGTTCCAACAAGAAATGGAGTACCTTGGGACATCATTACCACAagatttggcaattaaaacaagccCGGAAGCAGTGTTTTTAGCGATGGTAGCCCGTTTCGCTTGAGAGTAGTGTTTGGCTGCATGGA comes from Rutidosis leptorrhynchoides isolate AG116_Rl617_1_P2 chromosome 4, CSIRO_AGI_Rlap_v1, whole genome shotgun sequence and encodes:
- the LOC139840256 gene encoding uncharacterized protein; translation: MKQTDKKKSATNVQTKRSVRPQNKDNKPPHEKPNQQQKPKNAETKTTSEEASQNIKNLKLTDQETEDRKDESDTETVTDSVSSSGDSLETIPIVLKTPANKDNSEKSTNISKKAIISKITTKGTNGIVKISADNNSKSVKVHPKLSSAPSSVSSEGLDHQNTEERKEADTLDDDETNKKIEEMETRIEKLEEELREVAALEISLYSVVPEHGSSAHKVHTPARRLSRLYIHAAKHYSQAKRATIAKNTASGLVLIAKSCGNDVPRLTFWWSNTIVLREIITQAFGSSCQSSSLTRALASNGSSSKKDSKSKPDFIEFMDDWQETRSFTSALEKVESWIFSRIVESIWWQTLTPKMQSLGDDTNSNKGIGKLVGPTSGNQQQVNFSINQWKIAFHDAFKRLCPVRASGHECGCLPVLARMVMEQCVARLDVAMFNAILRESAHEMPTDPVSDPIVESRVLPIPAGDLSFGSGAQLKNAVGNWSRWLSDWFGMDTEDEHTKDEDEDIQKEKSDKCFHLLNALSDLLMLPKDMLMDRSVRTEVCPSISLSLLKRILCNFTPDEFCPDSVPGAVLEVVNAESIIERRLSGDDSSSFPYAAAPVIYKPPSSTDVSQKVSEAGRKSLLNRNASVVQRKGYTSDEELEELDSPLSSIIDKLPSSPTVARNESGQNSDQTPRVAVNARYELLREVWLS